In Spirochaetota bacterium, the following proteins share a genomic window:
- a CDS encoding transposase, which yields MRKPRFIAPNITYHVTSRIIECKNLMEEDSIKALFEYCITLAQAKYPFELINYQIMDNHIHLLIRTVEGGATISRIVQYIKSRFAQRFNTMMQRTGPVWNERFKDSIVEFADNPRLYLLNLLWYFANNPVRAGKVKSPFDSYFGGSKAYFDSNYRPSIKITLHQYFLELGDTLEECIERFYYYVKGELLI from the coding sequence ATGCGTAAACCTCGTTTTATTGCACCCAACATCACCTATCATGTCACCAGCCGCATCATTGAATGCAAGAATTTGATGGAAGAAGATTCTATCAAAGCACTATTTGAATACTGCATCACGCTGGCACAGGCAAAATATCCTTTTGAACTTATCAATTATCAGATTATGGATAATCATATTCATTTGCTCATAAGAACAGTGGAAGGTGGTGCTACTATATCCCGTATAGTGCAGTATATTAAGTCGCGGTTTGCACAACGGTTTAATACGATGATGCAGCGAACCGGCCCTGTATGGAATGAGCGCTTCAAAGATAGCATTGTTGAGTTTGCGGACAATCCACGTTTGTATTTACTCAACTTACTATGGTACTTTGCCAACAATCCGGTGCGGGCAGGCAAGGTGAAAAGCCCTTTTGATAGCTACTTTGGTGGGTCAAAGGCTTATTTTGACAGTAACTATCGCCCCAGTATAAAGATTACCCTGCATCAGTATTTTTTAGAGTTGGGAGATACACTGGAAGAGTGTATTGAACGTTTTTACTATTATGTGAAAGGTGAATTATTGATTTAA